A section of the Pseudomonas flavescens genome encodes:
- a CDS encoding LLM class flavin-dependent oxidoreductase translates to MTRSTRQLSLGAFLMATGHHVAAWRHPDVPADPLDFSVYKRTAQIAEAACFDALFVADSVAAPTDAIASRMPRSAHFEPLTLLSALSAVTERIGLISTVTTSYNEPYHVARKFASLDQLSGGRAGWNLVTSDAAAEAYNFGRDAHIPHAERYARAREFHDVVTGLWDSWADDAFLHDKASGQFFDPAKLHVLDHQGEHFKVRGPLNVARSPQGRPVIVQAGSSETGRQLAAETAEVVFTAQTSLAKAQAFYADLKGRLHGFGRREDSLKIMPGVFVVVGQSEGEAREKFERFQELVEPQVGIALLGRMLGNFDLSGYPADGPLPELPLTENGQQSRQKLLTELAGAENLTLAQLGRRIAGGRGHYSLIGTPRQIADELQAWFEERAADGFNVLVPHLPAGLEDFATQVVPELQRRGLFRREYQGRTLRDHLGLSAPQNRFFTQENR, encoded by the coding sequence ATGACTCGATCCACCCGCCAGCTCAGTCTCGGCGCATTTCTCATGGCCACCGGGCACCACGTCGCTGCCTGGCGCCATCCGGACGTACCAGCCGATCCACTGGATTTCTCGGTTTACAAACGTACTGCGCAGATCGCCGAAGCGGCCTGCTTCGACGCGCTGTTCGTGGCCGACAGCGTGGCTGCACCGACCGATGCCATCGCCAGCCGGATGCCGCGCTCGGCGCATTTCGAACCCCTGACGCTGCTTTCTGCGCTGAGCGCGGTGACCGAGCGCATCGGCCTGATCAGCACGGTAACCACCAGCTACAACGAGCCCTATCACGTGGCCCGCAAGTTCGCCTCCCTCGACCAGCTCTCCGGTGGTCGCGCAGGCTGGAACCTGGTGACCTCGGACGCCGCCGCCGAGGCCTACAACTTCGGCCGCGACGCGCACATTCCCCACGCCGAGCGCTATGCCCGCGCGCGGGAGTTCCATGACGTGGTCACCGGGCTCTGGGACAGCTGGGCAGACGACGCCTTCCTGCACGACAAGGCCAGCGGCCAGTTCTTCGATCCGGCCAAATTGCATGTGCTCGACCATCAGGGTGAGCACTTCAAGGTACGCGGGCCGCTGAACGTGGCCCGCTCGCCCCAGGGCAGGCCGGTAATCGTTCAGGCGGGCTCCTCGGAAACCGGTCGGCAGCTCGCCGCAGAGACCGCCGAAGTGGTCTTCACGGCGCAGACCTCGCTGGCCAAGGCCCAGGCGTTCTATGCCGATCTCAAGGGTCGGTTGCACGGCTTCGGGCGCCGCGAGGATTCGCTGAAGATCATGCCCGGCGTGTTCGTGGTGGTCGGTCAGAGCGAGGGCGAAGCCCGCGAGAAATTCGAGCGCTTCCAGGAGCTGGTCGAACCACAGGTCGGCATCGCGCTGCTGGGGCGCATGCTGGGCAACTTCGATCTGTCCGGCTACCCGGCCGATGGTCCGCTGCCGGAGCTGCCGCTGACCGAGAATGGTCAGCAGAGCCGGCAGAAACTGCTGACCGAACTGGCAGGGGCGGAGAACCTGACCCTGGCGCAACTGGGGCGGCGTATCGCTGGCGGGCGCGGGCATTACAGCCTGATCGGCACACCCAGGCAGATCGCCGACGAATTACAGGCCTGGTTCGAGGAGCGCGCTGCCGACGGCTTCAACGTGCTGGTACCGCATCTGCCGGCCGGTCTGGAAGATTTCGCCACGCAGGTGGTGCCCGAGTTGCAGCGTCGCGGGCTATTCCGCCGCGAGTACCAAGGCCGCACGCTGCGCGATCATCTGGGCCTGAGTGCGCCGCAGAACCGCTTCTTCACGCAGGAAAATCGATGA
- a CDS encoding TonB-dependent receptor translates to MHNAFLPAARSARRLRVSISLHPLAVAVVLASGAAPLWAAEPSEPAATSLKAVTVTATRREQSLQDVPVAVSVVDGEQLERDNRNGVASIVQQVPTLNFRSGASNKDTSLFIRGVGTISTSPGVEPTVATVVDGVVFGRPGQSTLDLLDLERIEVLRGPQGTLFGKNASAGVLNIVTREAPEETRGYVDYSHFGGGNENRLRFGIGGRLTDTLKGSLSTLWGSYDGNVENVANGHDVNGYDRKGVRGKLQFEPNEDFKFTLIGDYLEGEDTIPSGIIVSTTAPALSAGLRPSEHNGKINSDYKTHVEDTNTGLSGQADWSLGDFTLTSITAWRGWDNTQYQDGDRSAQLPTTASHDKGDVRYDQYSQELRLASPKGEFLEYVVGAFYMHGRSDEVYRRQSTNGGVTNNGRADYSVTNDSYAVFGENTFHFTDDLRGILGLRWTHDDVEYDHRRASTSATAVTGIQPATRSSGSVDEDGWTGRIGGQYDFTDNLMGYATYSRGYKGPAYNVFFNMQPRDTEALKPETSDSYEIGLKSTAWNNRLVTNLAVFHTDYDNYQANFFDTVANQVVTRLINAGSVKTQGVELDYSLQATRQLKLSGAVAYTKARVDSFQCPPGAAATCDIDGSPLPFTPDWKSYVRADYSIPLDNGLDVELSSDYSWQDKVQYSLDQNPGTTQSAYGIWNASVALANYNDGWRVALLAKNLTDKSYSTMLASGGNHIYRMAPRDDQRYFGVQLRKDF, encoded by the coding sequence ATGCATAACGCATTTTTGCCGGCCGCCCGCAGTGCGCGCCGCCTCCGTGTTTCGATTTCCCTCCACCCACTGGCGGTCGCCGTGGTGCTCGCTTCCGGGGCCGCACCGCTCTGGGCGGCCGAGCCGAGCGAGCCCGCCGCCACTTCGTTGAAAGCCGTGACGGTCACCGCGACCCGCCGCGAGCAATCCCTGCAGGACGTGCCGGTCGCCGTGTCGGTGGTCGATGGCGAGCAGCTCGAGCGTGACAATCGCAATGGCGTCGCCAGCATCGTGCAGCAGGTGCCTACCCTGAATTTCCGCTCAGGTGCATCGAACAAGGACACCTCGCTGTTCATTCGCGGCGTAGGCACCATCTCCACCTCGCCAGGTGTCGAGCCGACCGTCGCGACGGTGGTCGACGGCGTGGTGTTCGGCCGGCCGGGGCAGTCGACCCTGGACCTGCTCGATCTCGAGCGCATCGAAGTGCTGCGTGGCCCTCAGGGCACCTTGTTCGGCAAGAACGCCTCGGCTGGCGTCCTCAACATCGTTACCCGTGAGGCGCCCGAGGAGACCCGCGGTTATGTGGATTACTCGCACTTCGGTGGCGGCAACGAAAACCGCCTGCGCTTCGGCATCGGAGGCCGGTTGACCGACACCCTCAAGGGGTCGCTGAGTACCCTGTGGGGCAGCTACGACGGCAACGTCGAGAACGTCGCCAATGGTCATGACGTCAACGGTTACGACCGCAAGGGCGTGCGCGGCAAGCTGCAGTTCGAGCCCAACGAGGATTTCAAATTCACCCTGATCGGTGATTACCTGGAAGGCGAAGACACCATTCCCAGCGGCATCATCGTATCGACCACCGCGCCGGCACTGTCCGCCGGTTTGCGGCCGAGCGAGCACAACGGCAAGATCAACAGCGATTACAAGACCCACGTCGAGGACACCAATACCGGCTTGTCCGGGCAGGCCGACTGGAGCCTGGGTGATTTCACGCTAACCTCGATCACTGCCTGGCGCGGCTGGGACAACACCCAGTACCAGGATGGCGACCGCAGTGCCCAGTTGCCGACCACTGCCTCTCATGACAAGGGCGACGTACGCTACGACCAGTATTCTCAGGAGCTGCGCCTGGCTTCGCCAAAAGGCGAGTTTCTTGAATACGTGGTGGGCGCCTTCTACATGCATGGCCGTTCGGATGAGGTCTATCGCCGTCAATCGACCAACGGCGGCGTTACCAACAACGGCCGTGCCGATTACAGCGTGACCAACGACAGCTACGCGGTGTTTGGCGAGAACACCTTCCATTTCACCGATGATTTGCGCGGCATCCTCGGTCTGCGCTGGACCCATGACGACGTCGAGTACGATCACCGTCGCGCCTCCACATCGGCCACGGCAGTCACCGGCATTCAGCCAGCGACGCGCAGCTCCGGTTCGGTCGATGAAGATGGCTGGACCGGCCGTATCGGCGGTCAGTACGACTTCACCGACAACCTGATGGGCTACGCCACCTACTCGCGTGGTTACAAGGGGCCAGCCTACAACGTGTTCTTCAACATGCAGCCGCGCGATACCGAGGCGCTGAAACCAGAGACCTCCGATTCGTATGAAATCGGCCTGAAGAGCACCGCCTGGAACAACCGCCTGGTCACCAACCTCGCGGTATTCCACACCGATTACGATAACTACCAGGCCAACTTCTTCGACACCGTGGCCAATCAGGTGGTAACCCGCCTGATCAACGCTGGCAGCGTCAAGACGCAGGGTGTCGAGCTGGATTACAGCCTGCAGGCCACTCGTCAGCTGAAACTGTCCGGCGCCGTTGCCTACACCAAGGCGCGGGTCGACAGCTTCCAGTGCCCGCCGGGCGCTGCGGCAACCTGCGATATCGACGGCTCGCCATTGCCGTTCACGCCGGACTGGAAGAGCTACGTGCGTGCCGACTACAGCATCCCGCTGGACAACGGCCTGGACGTGGAACTGAGCTCGGACTACAGCTGGCAGGACAAGGTGCAGTACAGCCTCGACCAGAACCCAGGCACCACCCAGAGCGCCTACGGCATCTGGAATGCCAGCGTGGCCCTGGCCAACTACAACGATGGCTGGCGTGTGGCGCTGTTGGCGAAGAACCTGACCGACAAGTCCTACTCCACCATGCTGGCCTCGGGCGGTAACCATATCTACCGTATGGCGCCACGTGACGATCAACGCTATTTCGGTGTGCAACTGCGCAAGGATTTTTGA
- a CDS encoding LacI family DNA-binding transcriptional regulator codes for MPRPPADSPRKRRGAGRVTLSSVAERVGVSSITISRYFNQPDQVSEELRERIRSAVDELGYVPNLVAGGLASARGRIVGMVIPNISGPIFAQTIQGFSDTLSRHGYQLLLASSYFSEEQEESAVRAFLGWSPAALVVTSHFHSAGTEKMLADADIPLVEIWDYRPERAPLQVGFVHYEVGVTAARYLLDKGYRRIAFVQNSVPGDFSALERRDGYADTLRAAGLEPWAFAPDENLQPFEAGKQAMESLMRGAQRPDAIIFANDNLAAGGLLAGRRADLRIPEDCAVVGFGDYAFAPMLIPSLTTIRPPARQIGEVAAQRILQKLGVLEEAPSDAPQPLACELIERESS; via the coding sequence ATGCCCCGCCCTCCAGCCGACTCGCCACGCAAGAGACGCGGCGCAGGCCGCGTCACGCTGAGCAGCGTCGCAGAGCGCGTCGGCGTGTCCTCGATCACCATCTCGCGCTACTTCAACCAGCCGGATCAGGTGTCCGAAGAACTGCGTGAGCGCATCCGCAGTGCGGTGGACGAATTGGGCTACGTGCCCAATCTGGTGGCTGGCGGGTTGGCATCCGCGCGGGGGCGGATCGTCGGCATGGTCATCCCGAACATCTCCGGGCCGATCTTCGCCCAGACCATCCAGGGCTTCAGCGACACCCTCAGCCGCCACGGCTACCAGTTGCTGCTGGCTTCCAGCTATTTCAGCGAGGAACAGGAAGAAAGCGCAGTGCGTGCCTTTCTCGGCTGGTCGCCGGCCGCTCTGGTGGTCACCAGCCACTTCCACAGTGCCGGTACGGAAAAGATGCTCGCCGACGCCGACATCCCGCTGGTGGAGATCTGGGACTACCGCCCCGAACGAGCGCCCCTGCAGGTAGGCTTCGTGCATTACGAGGTTGGCGTGACCGCGGCGCGCTATCTACTGGACAAGGGCTATCGGCGCATCGCATTCGTGCAGAACAGCGTGCCGGGGGATTTCAGCGCGCTGGAGCGCCGCGACGGCTACGCCGATACCTTGCGGGCAGCAGGTCTCGAGCCTTGGGCGTTCGCACCGGATGAGAACCTGCAACCCTTCGAAGCGGGCAAGCAGGCAATGGAAAGCCTGATGCGGGGGGCGCAGCGCCCGGATGCGATCATCTTCGCCAACGACAACCTGGCCGCTGGCGGCCTGCTCGCCGGCCGCCGCGCCGACCTGCGCATCCCGGAAGACTGCGCGGTGGTGGGCTTTGGTGATTACGCCTTCGCACCGATGCTGATACCCAGCCTGACCACCATCCGGCCACCGGCCAGGCAGATCGGCGAAGTGGCGGCGCAGCGCATCCTGCAGAAACTGGGTGTACTCGAGGAGGCACCGAGCGATGCCCCGCAACCGCTGGCGTGCGAGCTGATCGAGCGGGAAAGTAGTTAG
- a CDS encoding NAD(P)H nitroreductase, with the protein MDALDALINRVSAPRLIDPAPTAEQREQLFRAALRAPDHGQLRPWRFLTVEGDARHALGELFAEAIAGKYPDADEEALTKARNMPLRAPLLIVVIARTQEHPKVPAQEQVLAAGCAAHGILLAAYAQGIGAVWRTGELSHDPLVDAGLGLAGNEQVIGYLYLGTPQRELRAVPQVDTGEFVSTWMGNA; encoded by the coding sequence ATGGATGCTCTCGATGCGCTGATCAACCGTGTTTCCGCTCCTCGTTTGATCGACCCTGCACCCACCGCCGAGCAGCGTGAGCAGCTGTTTCGTGCCGCGTTGCGGGCGCCGGATCACGGGCAACTGCGCCCCTGGCGTTTCCTGACCGTCGAGGGTGATGCACGTCATGCGCTGGGCGAGCTGTTTGCCGAGGCGATCGCGGGCAAGTATCCCGATGCTGACGAGGAGGCGCTGACCAAAGCACGTAACATGCCGCTGCGGGCGCCACTGCTGATCGTCGTGATTGCCCGTACCCAGGAGCACCCCAAGGTTCCAGCTCAGGAGCAGGTACTGGCTGCAGGCTGCGCGGCGCACGGCATTCTGCTTGCCGCCTACGCCCAGGGTATCGGTGCGGTGTGGCGGACCGGCGAGTTGTCCCATGATCCGCTGGTGGATGCCGGCCTCGGCCTCGCGGGCAACGAGCAGGTGATTGGCTATCTCTATCTGGGGACGCCACAACGTGAACTGCGCGCTGTGCCACAAGTGGATACCGGCGAGTTCGTCAGTACCTGGATGGGCAACGCTTAG
- a CDS encoding YkgJ family cysteine cluster protein, protein MSNPCLACGACCAHFRVSFFWGECQSAGGTVPDEQVILITPHRVAMRGTEAKPSRCTALLGDVGQGTRCTLYEQRSSTCREFEASWANGEHNPHCDDARRAYGLPPLVPPLEPELSPDRVA, encoded by the coding sequence ATGTCCAATCCTTGTCTCGCGTGTGGCGCCTGCTGTGCGCATTTTCGTGTGTCTTTTTTCTGGGGTGAGTGCCAGTCGGCAGGCGGAACCGTGCCGGACGAGCAGGTCATCCTGATCACTCCGCACCGCGTCGCCATGCGCGGCACCGAGGCCAAACCATCACGCTGCACCGCCTTGCTGGGCGATGTGGGGCAGGGCACTCGCTGCACGCTGTATGAACAGCGTTCCAGCACCTGCCGCGAGTTCGAGGCCTCCTGGGCCAACGGCGAGCACAACCCGCATTGCGATGACGCGCGCAGGGCCTACGGCTTGCCACCGCTGGTGCCGCCGTTGGAGCCTGAGCTGTCGCCGGACCGGGTTGCCTAG